The sequence below is a genomic window from Gossypium hirsutum isolate 1008001.06 chromosome A11, Gossypium_hirsutum_v2.1, whole genome shotgun sequence.
tttttatattatagagATGCACATTTATGACATATTACTTATTACATTTTCTATGAACATAAACTGAATGCAGCCTTATCTGACAATTTATAGTTGACATGCAACTTTAAGTTAGAACTAAACTAGCTAGTTTAAGTTTAGATTTTCTTTTCAATACTGTGCTTTCTGCTAATTTTCATcaggacttttttttttttaaatttcccaCATGAATGTATCCTGTGCCTGTTACGTTGGCAGGTTGTTGCAGGATGCTGGCATGAATGATATGAGTATGACTCAATTATCTTGGTAAGTGTTAAAACTCCAGCATCTGTACCTTTTGAAGTTCAAAATATTTAATGCATGTCTAAATATGCCCTAAAAAAGTCCCACCTTTTCGCATAAGTCCTAAACTTGTAAAGAAGAGTTGCTGAAAGTAAGTTGCCTTTGGCTTTGCTGACTATGTGCGGACTATATTGCCTTTTCATTATTTAACGAAGAGTTGATTGAAGATGCATAAAccgatatacaaaaatatataatggaAAGGCTGGGATTAAAATTAAGAACCGTAATGGTCCAACTGGCAAACTATACTTTCAAACCAGCTTTTGTTATCTTGGTTTGAGGATGCTCAGCTTCGATTTTTTTAGGATTGATGAAATACATCTATATACCTGACCTATGGAATTAAATAGGTGCATGTAGATAAACTTGTGGTTATTATTCAACTGTATTGAAGTTGGTAtagttgtatttattatttacgAACTCTGTTTTATTTGaactgaaataaatgaaaatggtgATGGAAATTTTTAATATTCTAGCATTCCTTGTGTACATGTAGCTGTTTTTCAACTCCGTAGTTTTTACACAATTGACCTGATAACTTTGGGCCGGATACAATTACACAACAGAAATATGACACAAGAAAAGTAACTAGAACACAAAAAATTCAATATGAATACAAGCATGTCTCTGTTCATGATCAATTATTGGTTTCTAATGAatcctttctcttttctcttttcttcttctttaaagttCTGCTTAactgaataaatatattaaacttgGCAATTTGAAACACAGGGGACTTGTAAATGACACATACAAGATGGACCTTATTCTTACACATCCGCCATATTTGATTGCCTTAGCTTGCATATACATTGCTAGCGTCTACAGGGAGAAAGATATCACAACTTGGTTTGAAGAACTTCGCGTTGATATGAATGTGGTAAGTTTTCTAAAGCTAAATTTGATCCATAGCATTGCGGTTTATTTCAACACATCTCGcacaaaattttatttgattaatacCAAGAATTGGCTGCCTTTTGGAAATGTTCTTTTCCATTCGTCTGGTGAGACTTTATACCTCATATATTTAACCGGGAAGAATTCATGCATTTTCTGAGATCATTCCACTGGTAAATTACATGCTATTTACCAATCACCTTAAATTGAACATTGCATATCCCTGTGAAGTTTGAGTGCACTGCAACTCGCTCCATCATGTCACAATTGCAATTACATTTTCACAAGTGGTTTATTTTtgcaacattttaaattttattgaaactGACAGGTGAAAAACATCTCCATGGAGATCCTCGACTTCTATGAGAACAAAATGATTGCAGATGAGCGAATAAGTACTGCCTTCCTCAAACTTGCTCTTAAGCCTTAGATGGTTGATTGAGCGTGGAACCTGATGATACTGCTATCGACCAGTGCATGACTTGATAGTATTTTCTCGGTGGCTGTAAGCTATGAAACTGGTAATATCTCAGCAGATTAACCTACCTTCTGGTATGATAAACTAAAATGGTGTTCTATAAAACTTTGCAGAAGATAATAATGGTAAATGTCTGATTACAATtctgtatttcttaaagattagTAATTTATAAGTAATGAACCTCAAGCTCTGCAGAAATTGGTTGATCTACACCGCATTGAGAAAGGGTCTGTAAATTTTTACAAGACTTCAATATCAATTGTTTATGCTCAAGCTAAGTTTGAAATGAAGTTTCTtaaatactaataaaaataataggggATTCgacgtttatatatatattttttcaatttggcttattttttttaaactaaatttcatcttttaactttttaaaaaatgtcaaattgttttttaataaaaatattgattaaaatattaatatttagagAAGTTGGTGAAGGTATTTACCTGGTAATTTACGTGCATTTTATATTAACATGGTAGTATTTATTTTATAAGCCacaatttttgttttaatatctGTTTTATATACCTTGTAaaacaaacaatttaaaatttataaaatataaaataaatcaaaatttaaaaagaatataaattgtcataattttcttttttaaaaagctTGAAATATACGTGGATGGTTGGTTGTTAGgttttaaaatttagtattttaGTGAAAAACGAATCAATTTGActcttttaaaatgattaaaattaatttttttaaagatttaaagttaaatttagctcaaaaaattaatcgttaaaaacaaaatttaacataATGTCAAGTGGAGTATATTCAAACTCTAACTTGACTACAACAATAAAAGAACTTAAATTTGAACTTTCAAAGTTTTCAAgtctaaaaaaattaatctcaCAGGGTAATTATTAAGTCAATAAATAATAGTCTTTCCgaattttattcacttaattaaTCTTTGCACGAACAAAATTGGTTAAGTAGCTATTTGATTAATGTTGATATTAGTATTTAATGGTAATGTTGACATGGTTGTTAAGAGACATCACATCTACATTGTTTGCTGACATGGAAGTGCTACATCATCAGTTGTTAATATGACATTGCCATGTCATCATCAAATGTTGATTTGATAGTACTATGTCATTAGCGGTCGTTGATGTGGTAGTGTCacattagcaaaaaaaaaaaaaatttaaaattatttttgaagtaTACAATAAATCTAGTCAAATGGTTGTTCAAGTTCATTTGAATTTGGACATCCATTTGTCTAAATTTATTCTAGAATTATGAAAGCACGAGTCCACCCTCTCAACTTTATTCTTACTAGCCTAATGAAGTATAATGACTTATAAATAAGAATCTTATGCCACGTTTGGTTGGAGTATTATCTTTTACACATGTTTTAATATATGAGTTATCAATAAACTAATTCACTTGGTAATATTTAGCCCCTTCCATGACTTATTTTAGCAAAGggaagaagtttttttttttgggcttATTTTGGAGATGTCTTATTTTTTACAAGAGTTTATACTCATatttctaatttcaagtttaaatttatactaactgttctttattttaggtttaactattataatacatatgtaataaataagtTTCTCCTTAGATTATTATACTAGTAGCTAAACAAGACGTCAAGATTTTCTCAAGAAACGTGAGACTTAATTCTTTTGAAATatcttaatttttcaataaaaagttAGTCTTTGTACGTTAGTATGAGGTGCGCATGGCATATATAACTGTCTCGTTATTCCGTCAAATAAACCAATTTTTAATactagaaataggtgaaattttaaacaaaaatgacCAGTTTGCTCACTAATCTAatgtatagagactaatttacccattttttagtaAATGGGGCAAAATGTAATGTAACTTCTAGTACGTATgccttcatggtacttttacttttatttgactgaattgatataacatcaactaaatactttaaataaatcttattttaattttattaaaattatgacGATTTTATCGTATTAaaatgcatgtataattttatttcatttcaaataattaagtaatatgataaagttaatttaaatatccttcatatttattatttaatctaattaaataaatattaaattttaatctatTACTCCAATGAGTTACtcgaataaattatttgaaattgtttaaataaatcCAGTAAACTATTTCTCATTTACCCAGGTAAATTCGATAAACCATCTCTCCTAAGAATTCTGTGCTATTgcttatattaaatataatggGTCAACATTTACACAAAAATGAGACTATCATCTTGCTGCCTCCATTATTATCTCTAAATCGAAAAGATATTTCATAAAAGCTACTCAACATTGTactaatatttttctttctttgcaaTAATGTTTGATTGGAAGTTTTTTTTGTTGGGATTATCCGATTAaggaatgaataaataaaaaataataaaagaaattaaaattttgaacatacaattttaatatgaaaaacctttttaaataggataaaaatattattgagtcAAGATGATTTTACTATAATAgtaaaagaacgaagagtataaaatatggagataaaaattaaaccctgAAACTcgaaaataaaaaaccctaaaaaaagtgTTATGAATTCTAATATTTTAAGGTTGTAAAACAGCCTATTTAGAGGCTAAATTCgtaagttaaataataaataaaataatctagactaataagagtttgactgaaacaaataaacagagctTAACTAggagattatttctcaaatttgactgaaatatgagtCATACTCAACACCAATAAAGATAGTGAATGCTCATATTCCAAAATTTGACATTGCAATAATTTTgaagatttatattttttaagaaaattaaaaaaagtaaagaacaatatatatttatatgtttagtAGTAAGgatgaaaaatttgaaagaaataataatttttctcTTTATTGTTTAATCgaattgaaaaatgagaaaaataaaataaaatatttaaaagtgctaattttgttttattagttCGAAAAgaaattatgaatgaatttgagtATGAAGATAGTTAAGACAAACATAAGTTACATCAAAGATACACTAAGTAgtgtttaaaactaaaaaaaattacactaaaacaaggagacaaaaaaaaaataaaattaaagacaCAATAGAAGAATAATTCTTCTCTTCTTAATTTGGATGTCATAAGTTTATATATGCCCTCCGTTTATAGACCTCCAATCACcacaaattacaaaataaataaataaataattatcataACTTATAAATTCCCAGAGAGTTGTAAGGGTTACAAAGTCATTCACATAATTATGTAGGGATATGAGAGTTAAAAGGACatctatttttgaatattttacaaCTCTCATTCAAATGTCTACCAATAAAaatgtgtctcgttaaaaccttattagacTAAACCTTgtgaaataaaaacttaataaaggaaaaagagtaTGCAATCTCTTATTACAAGTTGACTCAATAAAAACCTTTATCAAAAAAGCTTAGTGGAACAAAACGTTAGTTAAAAAGAGAGAGTATAGGTTTAGACCCCACTAATGGTAACATCACATTGCATTTTTGAGCTGACACATTCCAATATAGTATATTAGTCTTAGAAATGTTGTAGTTTGTAATGTATTGGTAAAAGATTTACCAAAATATCGCTAGAACAAATTTGTTCAACTTCCATATCATCATTCTTTTCAAGATCAAAGTGAAGAACACTTTTGGTTAAATATGTTTCATTCTATGAACTTTGGTGTAACCATCCTTCAATTAAGTTATACATACTACATTATCTTTGTATAAGATAGTTGACATCTGATAACTCTAGGATATAGAGTTACTTTATTATTCTTAAGCTTATATTTCAATCAAGGTTAAAGTGATTTAGAGTATTTTTGTAATTGTTTTAGTTATGTTTATGTTAAGTAGTtaacttttaaagtttttattttaataatatatatttgccAAATTAGACactgaaaatatgaaatttattctTCAAGGTGGCTAACTGAATATTGGAAAGCTGGAGAAAATAATATGCTGAATTTCGACATTTGAAGTCCCAATACTGCAGTAATATCGCAATATCGAACCTGGCGAGAATAGATTGGGAAGCTCACACTTAAAGAATGCCACATCAACTTTTGGGCTTAACTCATCTCTTAATCAAGTGTTGATAATGACCAAGAATAGAAAAGAATAGGCTATGCAAGAATGTAAATGCCCAAACACTCCCACGAGGACAAAAGTATAATAGGAAAGGGAGTTGACCTAGTCCACAATCTTTTGATGGGATTTAAATATCACACtttgagaaaaaaaatggaaaagtcacCTGGTATAGAGCAAAATATCAATTTTTAGAAGGAAGCAAGTTGGAGAAGAAGAAGACCCAAAGAGGAAGAAAGTGAGAAGAACGACTAGAGGAGAGTCACCTCATTCGGCTCTTCATCTCCTCACCTTTCtctttgccttttattttttttcctttgctaTTTTAAACCATGATTGAGTTTTGCTTGATTGTTTTTAATTTGACGCTTATAGGCTAAACATTTATTCGTTAGAATAATTATGGAACTTGAATATGAGATTATTGATTCTTTGTTAGGGATGCTTTTTGCAATATGATGTTTATTCATTCAAGTGTTATTCATGTTTAATACTTGCTATTGCTTGATCAACATTAGTGGGtaattgagttaattgctaatTCTGAAAATGTTGTGATCAATAGACATAAAACTTGAATGGTACATatttaatttctttgattttaaaTGTGTAATGATATAGACATATATTGTTACCGTGCGTAATCTTGTAGGAATGGTGCTTGCAATTGTATTCTTGACATTAATTTAGCATAGGTATATGTTAAATTAGTTATAGGATTAAGCATAGTGACTTCAAGAGAAGCCTATAAACTGTTGATTCCATAATAATAAACTGACTTATTGTCGTAGCATCACTACTAGTAATTGCATATTAGGGGGAAAAAATTATTCATGCTTTTCAATTCATTGCTATTAATTTGTGTTACTATTTTTAAATTGCTTTgcatatttatttgaattcaatcAGATTTTTTGTAACCCCCTAAActcagcctagatgttatgactAAATCTTGAAGATCACATTGGCCATGATAATGGTGCGAAAAATGTTTAGCTATTTCTTTTCAAAAATTGTTAtctcttttattaaaaatcagtATATTGATTTGCTTGAGAAAAACTAAGGTAACTCTTTGAATTTCTAGTAaagatattttcaaaaattgaataaGCTTGAAATGTCCAagtttgaataattaaagtaaataCTTACTTTGAAAATGTCGCAGTTGAAGATTTAACATAAATCTTATTTGTTGACTGAAAATTGTTACTTGATTTTGttcataaaatattgaaaatttaagcAATTAGGTTTATTTTTTGTAAGAACATATACTCGAATTTATAATATAGTTTCTAAGTCAAAATCATAATTGTGTTGAGAAATCCGGTTTTCTGAACTAATTTGataaattgtaacagcccatttttcagtggtttcaggaccataacTCTAATGTGTCAgtccataaaaattaattatttaatatttacaaggtcatTTGTGTCGTATTaagttttggttaagaaattttaccgtttggacaattaattaaataaaaaggactaaatagtaaaagctTCAAAAGTTAGTGTTAATAGTTAAGATTATCAATTAGCTATCGAAAGGAAGTCTAGAGGTCTTGAATGGCAAAGAAACCATTTGATGTTGTAGTGGACAATCTTAATGCTTAATtgtatgaaatttgatttaatttttaagggcaaaatcgtaaataagtaaataagattaaaacaaaagaataatAGAATAATATCATCTTCTTTAGCAATTCATTTTCACCAAATTAACAGGAAGTCACCATTATAGAACCTAAGGTTCGGCCAAGCTCGGGTTCTTCAAATAGGCAAATAAACTTTgtccatttttagtaatttttatgtttttgagctcatattagcttaatctagctaacccagggactaatttgtaaaactgtttaATGTTATGGACTATTTCATTGATGAGTTTGAGTTATTCTTGAAgttttatgaaagattattgagtGTGGTTGTTggataggactattttgtaaaatagtttttgatgattctgatgtttaaggactaaattgtttaagtgataagaTTACAATGACTTAATATGAAATAATTACAATTATGGACTATAGTGAGACCCTTGAATATTCGGCTAAGCTTGGATttgcataaaatagttaaattgcatgttttgagcttagggactaacttgcataaaagtaaaatgttgaaggtaatttttatgtttttgagctcgtattaacttaatctagctaaccagggactaatttgtaaatttttttaatgttatggattataccattgatgaatttgagtgattcttgaagttttatgaaagattattgagtGTAGttagataggactattttgtaaatttttttgatgattctaatgtttaaggactaaattgttaaagtgataaaattacaAGGACCTAATATGAAATAATTACAATTATCGGCTATAGTGAGGCCCTTGAATATTCGGTTAAGCTTGGATTTgcataaaaatggttaaattgcatgttttgggcttaggcactaaattgcgtaaaaaatgttaaaggtaactttgtaaaaatataaaaaaggacttaatagcataaaatgagttgatttggatgttggaattagttaattgaataaaattattattttagattaagaacGAGCTGAAAATcgtaaaatagagaaaattacGGAATAGTCCTTATATCTTGTCATGTTGCAGTTTAGTCAGGTAAGTTTGTTCGGTTTAATTCTAATATATTTACAGAGTCCACATCCTAACGAGCTACCTACCTCGTCGCAACATCTGTCGATAATGTGTCACGTCGCAACGTCGAGTGGCCTAAGTTACGACGTGACAAATTGTTTGGCGATGTCACATATcgaccctaaacttttaatactttgcaatttggtcctatttcgtgTTCAGATTGATAAAAAGCTTTTCGTAAGCTGGATTAAGATTTGGTTTTAATTGTTTAATATGAATTTACTGTGTTTGACATTGGATTTCAAGTGTAAAAGGGTATTTACTATATATTTGTCTATAGTTGCTTCGGAAACGAATGTAGCATTCTGTAGCTTGGACCCCACGATCGGgtcgagtgaggggtgttacaattatgcCTTTTGCCTCTTCTTAGGCACTTGCTTCCATAATATTTCCATTTTGAATGTTTGCTCATCTTTTTTTTATAaggcatttttttcttttgaactgATTGGACTTCCACACTTTAGGCATATATTACTTTCTTTTGCATTAGTAATTTTTCCTACTTGGACATGAATTAGTATCAAAGCATTTTCAactggtatgtgagattttgtaacTCCCTTTAGGTTGGTAAATGTATATGATAAGTGATTGGTGATGTTTTGCAAATGTTTTATCCTTTAAACTTCATGTTCACATTGACTTGTATGAGGATCTAACTGAGATAATGATAACTCAttccatgtaatttattttaccACTATTTTTTTCTCTACCCTGATTTTAGGAATGTTATTTTATCAAAGTGTCAATAAAAAAATTGtgcaataaataaatatttagttaATGGTTCAAAATGTAACAGCCTACCTGGCTGGGATTCAATATCAAGTTATTGTTTGGCATATAAGTTGGTTAAGTCAAGGGTAGAATTGAGTAAGTAAGGTATTTGTTTTGGCGGAGTAGTATACGCCGTGGGATTTTTCATCTAGTGAACTCTAGGTATCAATGAACTTTAGGGTTTGGCGGGCTCTTCTGTTAAGTATTCGAGCACCCCAAATGTTTTAGGCGAACTCTTTAAGTTCGCAGTTTGATGAGACTTGTTTTTATATTTAGTGCATGATGACTTAGTTAGTTATGTTGGGGTTTAGTTAAGACTTAGTTAGAACTGAACTAGAATATTGTAGATAATTTGACCTAAAACTTGTTAAGTATGTTTAATCACGGGGGTCAAGGGTGTTAGTGGAATTATTTGATTTTCCCAGTAAACCTTGTCTCCATTGCATGAGTATATAAGGATAATGTTGACCATGAGGAATTAGTTTTACAATTTCTTCTTCCCTGAATTACTTTATAAGTTTCTGAAAAACCTTAGTGTAGAGAGCTTCATCGAAGAGGGTTCGCAGAGCTTAGCTAACACATACAATTGTACTTGCTTACTGGTAATTTTTTGGCAAACCCTTAGGTTATTATAAAAGAAATTCACGTATTTATAGTGTTGCATGGTTAGTGTAATaccccgaattagggcctaatcagaatagtagttttgtgaccaaaaattcgagatagaaataattattttataattttttgaggtctatgatatgattgcatgattgtgtgaaaatttcgtgacaaAATTCTatacataaagtgcttaagttgagattagggactaaatcaagtaatttacaaaacttgcattctagaagtttttagtatgaaattgctttggaatattaatgaggaggtcttaaatagaaatttgaccaatttctaagtttatggacaaaaatttggacatggatggaacttttgaaagtttagtaaggaagggtattttggtcattttgatattaaatgaaataaaatgggaaaaataacacaaaaatggtcatcttttccatatgtttctgccaaatttttctctctccatagctagggtttcttaaactttcaagcttcatagtaagtgatttcaagccccgtttttaatgatttttatgtttttgaaatcccgatagctcgatttagcttatgctagcaataattcaatcTAGGGTTCATAATCTAGGGttcataggtaaaatttgtgtattttggtgttttatgatagaatatgaggttttaaattatgttagacaactttgctactcggttttaagtgaaaacgagtaaaaatgcttaatcggtaaaaatacctaatagtcataagtacatgttagagtgagaatttaatgtttccatagaagggaaaaatgataagcatgtcataaaacataagaaaataggatgaagtttaattcccgagcctaggggcaaaagtgtaattatgtaaaagtttaggggcaaaattttaatttttcaaaaatatgattttgggtttatttgaataatatgagtcctaattaggctatatttgaaatgatagagcaaggaaaatcaaaattcgggctaagatcggtaaaataccaagttgtggacaaaatggtaaaaatgaccattttcgcatacgaggtaagttcatgtgtaattgtagtaacataattttcattttaagtaatttaatgttatttatatgatatgatgattaatatcatgaaatattatgctttgtggttattattgagtaatatgcaaattatgtgtgctacttgttaaatatgaattgctactgaGTATCAATTATTATCCCGAAGAGTTCAACGgaaaaatcgattaagtaaaaatacatgtgaacatgatgaTATGATGAATAAgagcaggctactatgcgtacctgataacttcgatcacatgtgtaatactaagtgcaggctactacgtgtatcagatggttaggtcacgtgtgtagtactaaatgcaggctactacgtgtaccgaataattggtcacgtgtgtagtactaagtgcaggctactacgtgtaccggataattgatcgcatgtgtagtactaagtgcaggctactatgcgtaccagatagcttggctacatatgtggcacttatgtgcaaactttccatgtatccgaattatattccgaatgtgttcaacgggtaaaattctagtgaaattgaagaattctcgagatgaaagtgactagttggtaagtgttgtggaacgaatactttgtacaggtatgta
It includes:
- the LOC107924662 gene encoding cyclin-C1-2 isoform X3, producing MRRVYTRRSMSEYDPRLVAPTCLYLASKAEESTVQARLLVFYIKKLSSDEKYRYEIKDILEMEMKILEALNYYLVVFHPYRTLSPLLQDAGMNDMSMTQLSWGLVNDTYKMDLILTHPPYLIALACIYIASVYREKDITTWFEELRVDMNVVKNISMEILDFYENKMIADERISTAFLKLALKP